One segment of Dama dama isolate Ldn47 chromosome 15, ASM3311817v1, whole genome shotgun sequence DNA contains the following:
- the SLC25A16 gene encoding solute carrier family 25 member 16 isoform X1 — translation MAGSMAGMTAVICTYPLDMVRVRLAFQVKGEHTYTGIIHAFKTIYAKEGGFLGFYRGLMPTILGMAPYAGVSFFTFGTLKSVGLSYAPTLLGRPSSDNPNVLVLKTHINLLCGGVAGAIAQTISYPFDVTRRRMQLGTVLPEFEKCLTMRETMKYVYGHHGIRKGLYRGLSLNYIRCVPSQAVAFTTYELMKQFFHLN, via the exons ATGGCTGGATCTATGGCAG GTATGACAGCAGTTATCTGTACTTACCCTCTTGACATGGTTCGAGTACGCCTAGCATTCCAGGTGAAAGGGGAACACACTTATACAGGAATTATTCATGCATTCAAAACGATTTATGCAAAg GAAGGTGGTTTCCTTGGATTTTACAGAGGCTTGATGCCTACTATATTAGGAATGGCTCCATATGCAG gtgtttcattttttacttttggtACCTTAAAGAGTGTTGGGCTTTCCTATGCTCCCACCCTTCTTGGCAGACCTTCATCAGACAATCCTAATGTCTTAGTTTTGAAAACTCACATAAACTTACTTTGTGGTGGTGTTGCTGGAGCAATAGCACAGACAATATC ctaCCCATTTGATGTAACACGTCGGCGAATGCAGTTAGGAACTGTTCTTCCAGAATTTGAAAAGTGCCT TACCATGCGGGAGACTATGAAGTATGTCTATGGACACCATGGAATCCGAAAAGGATTATATCGTGGTTTATCTCTTAATTACATTCGCTGCGTTCCTTCTCAGGCAGTGGCTTTTACAACATATGAACTTATGAAGCAGTTTTTTCACCTCAATTAA